The nucleotide sequence ATATGGGCGGTATTATTGTCATTGACTTCATAGACATGAAAAAAGCAGAGAACAAAAAGCTTGTCTATGAAAAAATGCAACAGGAGATGAAAGACGAACGGTCTAAGTTCGTGATTCTGCCTGTAACAAAATTTGGATTGATGCAGATCACTAGGCAGCGTGTACGCCCGGAGATGAACATCATTACCATGGAAACTTGCCCGACGTGCCAAGGAACTGGAAAAATCTCTGCAAGCATTCTGGTTTCAGATCAGGTAGAATCCAACCTTGACTACCTGATAACCAAACAAAATGAAACTAAAATATCCATTATTCTGCACCCTTTCCTTTATGCATGGTTTACCAAAGGGTTTATCTCAAAAAGAGTAAAATGGTTTTTCAAGTATAAGATTTGGGTAAAGTTGGAGATGGACACCTCCTTAGGGATTACCGACTTCCGCTTTATCAACAACCAGGGCGAAGAAATAGAAGTAATATAAACCCTCCCCAAGTTTAAAGCCCAGTAACAATTAAAGCAAAAAAAGTAGCCATCATTTGATGACTACTTTTTTTGTTTAACCTGAAATATCCAATAGAACTTTCTATCACGTAGCAAAATAAATTCAAATCAGGTCGCTTCGCTCACATTGGTGTCTTATAGCTATAGCGCTGTTATGCTTTGCGACACAAAAATGCTGATTTATTGATATTTTGATCCTCATGACGAAACTATCGCATAATTCAGGTTTAAAATCAAATCTTCAATTTTAGAACATGATACCTAAATCAATAGTGATCATATCGTTATTCATTCTAAAGCTTGGCTGTGTATCAAATGCGGTGACCCCTTCTGGAACAGATACATTCCTAACATCTGTAACCGCATTTATAAGACCTCGCATATAAGTAATTCCTCCGAGAAGATATGTATTAGAACCCATTTGAAGCTGGATACCGGTTCCTATAACAAGAGATGCATCAAAGAACCTGAAGTTAGTGATATATTGAGGGGACTGAACTGTTACAGGATTTTCACCTATTTTAATATCACCTGTTGCCCCTAACTGAAAATAGAGCTGTGTATTGGTAGCAATCTCATTAGTATACAGCCTCATGGTAAGAGGTATTTGTAAATACTGCAAGTTATAAACCTCCCTTTCCAAAGAGATATTCTCATATTCAACATTTAATGCCCCCCTTTTAGAAGCAAACCATACGCCAGTAACAAATGCATAGTTATCTCCAAAGAAATGACTGATTTCTGGGCCAGCAAAAAACCTGATCCCAGCTCCGCTTCCAGATACATCATAATGGTCATTTAAGTCCTGATCTACCCCCCTGCTAAATGCCAGCCCGGGCGAGAACCTCAACCCAATCCTCGTTTGCGAAAAACCTTCTGACACAAAAAAAATGCAGCAGGCACATACTAAAAGAAACTTTTTCATGGTTTTATTAATTTGAATATGAATAAATTTGCGCATAAATATAGATAAAAAATGAAATACACAGGGAACTTTTTCACATTAATCATCTTACTTCTAATATCTTGCAAACCGGACAAAAGCAACAAGGTTATCGATGAGGCTGAAAATCTTTCTGTGAATGTGCAAATAGAAAGATTAGAAAAGCAGTTTTTTGAAGCACAGTCACCTGAAGACATTGCCAATATATTTAGCGAAAGACCAGGGCTTGCGGCTGGATATTTCCAGATTAAAACACCACAAGATGCTGACAAGGAATATTTCAAACAAACTTTTAACCACTTTTCCAATAAACACCTCAACGAGTTTTATCAGTATACCTTAAACGAGTATGAAGATTTTTCAAAAGTAGAAGAGCAACTTGAAAGGCTCTTTAAGTATATTTCATACTATTATCCAGACTATGAAATACCAACCATAAATACGGTAGTAACCGGCTTTAGGTTTGACAAAGATATGCATTTTTCTGACAGTCTCATTGTCATCAGCTTGGACTACTTTTTAGATAAAAATGCACCGTTCCGTCCAGCATTTTACGAATATATTCTGGAAAGGTACCAAAAACCATACCTTGTTCCAATGATAGGCATGGGCATTTCTTCAAAATTCAACAAATCTAACCTTAAAGACGAGTCGCTCCTTGCCCACATGATCTATTATGGCAAAGCCCACTACTTTATGGAGCATGTAATACCGGGCATTCCTGACTCCCTTAATATTATGTATAGCTCCCAGGAACTGAAAGATATCACAGAAAACGAGGATATTATCTGGGCGCATTTCGTAAACAACAAGCTCTTGTTTGACCAGTCACCAAAATTGAGGGAAAAATATTTAGGGGAGTCGCCAAGGATCAATGAAATAGGAGAAAAATGCCCTGGTAGAATTGGCCGTTGGATTGGATGGCAAATTGTCAAGAAATACATGGAGAAAAACCCAGATGTAACATTGCAACAGCTGATGGAAGAACAGGACGCACAAAAGATATTCAAGTTATCTAAATATAAGCCTCGTACCTAAAATACTAGAAACCTCTTTCATTGTGCCCGAATGATTGTAGAAAGCGTTTTTTCATAATATCTAAGGAAAAGCGATTTTCTGCTAGCATTCGGGCATTTTTACTAGCTTCCACTTTTTTGTGAGGATTTACCAAGTATCCCTTTAATTTTTCAACAAAAACTTCGGGCGCATCAGGTGGTGCGTAAAAGCCTATCTCATTAGATTCAATAATTTCTTTAAGCCACCCTTTGGTATTTGTTATACAAACCTTTCCAGCAGCAAGCCCATCAAAAAATTTATTGGGACTGGTGGTTCTAAGTACCGGTAAAGGCAGAAAAGAAACGAGCACAGCATCTGCGGCATGGAGTACTTCCCTAACCTCTGTTTTATTTAAATGGCCCAAAAATGTGGTATTGCCTATTGCAATTTCTTGAACCATGTTCATGAGACGCACTTTTTCTGCCCCATCGCCGGCAAAAACAAAATGAACCTGCGCCCCAAAAGCAGAGGCAGAAGCCTTCACAATTTCAAATATAAAGTCTATATTATTTGCCCGTCCAAAAGCTCCGGTGTAAGCAACAACAAAATCAGCAGCTATTTTATGTTTCTCCAAATATTTACTCCGGCGGGACGATTGCTGGAAAAATTCACAATCAGAAAAATTAGGGACTAAAAGCACCTGCTTTTCTGAAGAAAGCTTTTCCATAATGCTATCCCTAATAGCTGGCGATAACGCAATTAAGGTGGCAGCTGAATTATATATCCGCCTTTCAAGGCACAAAAGCATTTTTACAACAACCCAATTATTGATAACCTTCATCTGGATAGGTGCTTCAGGCCATAAATCGCGTACCTCAAAGTAATATGGGATACTACGAAAACGCTTTAACAACAGCCCAACTATACCTGTAGAAAGAGGGGTAGAGGTAATATAACAGAGGTCTGCGTCCGCAATAGACAAAGCGCATTTAAACGCTTTAAAGCTAAACTTAAAAAAAGCCATAAGTCTAGCAAACACCCCCAATCGGTTGTCATAAAAAACTGGCAGGTAATGCACCTTAAGTTTACCAAAGTATTTAGTCGCAGGTTGCGGTTTATTATGGGCGGTAATCAGCTCTACTTGATGGCCAGCTTCAATAAGTGCATGGGTCAGATGCCAAGAGCGAATGGCGCCTCCCTCCTCAGGTGTTTTAAAGTATTGATGAACATATATTATTTTCATGAAGAAAACTCTTTACTTAACCACCCTGTCAGAGTTATCAATGACCATAAGGCAGTAGAATAATCGCCCTTATGCGCCAGGTGGTTGTTTACCAAACGCTGCACCCGCTCAAAATCAATCTGGTCATATAATAGATGGTCTTTAGTTAGAATTTGCTCAACAAGAAAATAGTTTTTCTTTTCCCGTATCCAGGCACCAATAGGCATACCAAAACCCTCTTTTCTCCTAAGCTTATACTTCCCCAAAGTCTCCTGTTGAAGCAAGTCCTTCAAAATCCACTTTTTCCCATACTTTAACAAAACGTCAGGAGAAAGTTGGTTACCAAAATTTACCACATCTTGGTGCAAAAAAGGCACTCTCACCTCTAAACTATGCTGCATAGCAAAATAATCGGTCACCTTTAAAACATCATACGGCAAAAAAGCATTACGGTCGGAGCGCATACCGTAAGAATAAAGTTCATCGAAATCCTCATTTGGCTGCGCCTTCTGCAAAAACTCAAATCCCTTAACGCTAATAAAATTATCCCAGGTTTTATGGTAGCTGGGGTGCAAATTGGCCAAAAACTTCTTAAAAAGCCTGATCCGCTCCCTAAAAGGCATGTCCAGGCCATCAGGCAATAACTTTGAAAAATGCTTGAGAAGCATTATGCGGAGTTTAGTCCCATAAAGATGGTCTAGGTAAAACTGAAAAGCCTGATGTCTGTGATACCCTCCAAAGTATTCGTCCGCCCCGGCACCTGAAAATGCTACATCTACATGCTGTTTGGCAAACTCGGAAAGTTTCCATGTCACAAAACCTGCGCTATCCGCCACTGGTTGATCGGTATGGGTAATATAGTCTGGCAGTTGGCCTAATACTTCACTACCCATAGAGTAAAAGTGGTGCTGAAGACCTAGTTTTTTTACTAGTTCCGAAGCATGCTTTTCTCCTGAAGTATTAAACGAGCCCTCTTGGGAAATACAGGAAATAGTAAAGGCTGGAAGACTCAATTTGTGTTTCGCAGTGTAAGCAAGCAACAAGCTAGAGTCGACCCCACCACTATAAAAAATTCCAGCAGGGACTTCAGAGGGAACCATTTCCAGAAAGCTATTTTCCAAAACCTGTCCACATGATTTAACAAGACCCTTCTTATCTTTATCCAAAGATTTAGAAGTACCCATATCCTCCTGTGGGTATAAGGAACGGAAGGTTCCTCTGCGTCCGGTTTCTAAAACACCTCCAGGCGGGAGCTCATAAATATCTTTATAAAAAGTCTGGGGGGCATTGGCATACTTATATAAAAGATAGTTTTCTACAGCTTCTCTATTGAGTTGCTTTTCTAATAACCCCGACGCAAGTATACTTCGGATTTCTGAGGCAGCTAAAAACACCCGATCATCTTCATAATAATACATCGGCTTAATTCCAGCAAAATCGCGGCAGATAGAAAGCTTTTGTGCATTATTATCAAGAAAAGCAAAAGCAAACATACCTTTTAATGCAGAAATACTTTTACTAACCCCGGATTTAATTAGAAGGCGAAACAAAAGCTCCGTATCTGAACCGTTGACGCCCGCTCCTTCTACCTGATATATTTCTCCATTATACACCAAGCAGAAATTATCGTCATCAGAAACAAAAGGCTGGTCTGAACGGGAAGACAGCTCGCTAATCCTAAGACGGCTAGCTCCTAAATAAATTTTGCCGGAAAGGAAGCTATGGCTTTTAAATGCAACATTATCAGGCCCTCTATGATCAATTGCCCGAAGCATTTTAACTATAATGTCAGAGGTATAACTGTTTCTTTTATCAAAAAAAACGCTGATTCCGCACATAGAAAACCATATCCTGATAGGAAAAAATAAAAAAATGCAATATAACTTCTATTGCCAATAAAGAAACACCTTACCCAACGTCCTGTAGTAATCAACCCGAAACTACCACTCAAGCAATTGAACGCCCCCATGGAACCATGTTCCAGGCCCGCTCATGTACATAGAATAGAATTATTTTTGTAAACACCTCTACCATACCGATACTTATGGCTGTAGTCAACTTGCCGGTAATGATAAAGGAAATCATCATGGTATCGAGTGTGCCTAAAAACCTCCAGCTAATACCTTTTGTAAAGCTGAGCCAATGCGAATCGAAAAGGTTGAATTTATTGAGACTCCATATCCAAATCCTTTCATGAAAATAAAACAGAAAAATCTTTGTTACAACCTCAACGGCGCCAATACTTACAGCATATGAAAGCTTTCCACTAATAAGAAAGGAAATTACTATAGTGTCTATGGTACCAAGCGCTCTCCAACTTATACCTTTTATGACACTTCTTCTGTGGGACTCTTTCATAGGCCATGGGTTTAATATGAACAAATATACCGGAAGAAAAGTGAATTAACAATAGTCTACCAGAAAAGTATATTAAAGAATTTTATTCGCCAACCGCCATTGTTAAATGACCAAAGCAAAATAAAGTTCTGCATTAACAGATACCTTCAGTACATAATTTCACACTAACCCTTTTACACCTCCTACTATTACAGCATATCCCGAAATTATGAGAAAGAGGTCCGTATAAAACATACTTTGCAACACTAGGTTTTGTTACCATTACTCCCCATTATTTTTCGTATACGTGACTCCATACCATACAGTCCCTGCAGACCACCTGTATGTACGGCAACTATTTCACTGCCAGTCGGAAAGTAACCTTTGTTGGCAAGATCAAAAATCCCATAAAACATCTTTGCCGAATACACAGGCTCAATAGCAAAACCATGAGCGTTTTCAAAGCTTTCCATAAAGGCGATAAGTTCCCGTGTAATTTTGCCATAGCCTCCAAAGTGATAATCTTCTATAACCTCCAAATTGCGAGCTTTAGGCAATTGGGTACTTTCCAACAATTGAAAAACTTGTTCTTTTATATAACCAGGAGCTTTTAGCACAGAGAAGCCTAAAGCCGTCTGATGGGCGTTAAGTGCAGATGAAATACCTGCTATTGTTCCGCCGGTACCACACGGACTGCATATATAGTCAAATGGTTTATTTAGTTCAGCAACAATTTCAGCACACCCAGGCAAGGCCAAGGCATTACTACCACCTTCTGGCAATAGGAAAAACGATCCAAACTCCTCTTCAAGCTCTCTAGTAAAAGACTTGCTATACTTTTCTCTAAATTTTTCCCGGCTAACAAACTTCAGCTTCATCCCGCATGAAGAGGCAAATTTCAATGTTGGATTAGATTGTGGGTCAAGTTCCTCCCCCCGTATAACTCCAATGGTTTTTATTCCAACAATTTTCCCCGCTGCTGCCAAGGAATAAATATGGTTTGAGTATGCGCCCCCAAAGCTAAGGATAGAACCAAGTCCCTGCTTGCTTACTTCTTGAAGATTGTATTTAAGTTTTCTCCATTTATTACCAGACACCAAAGGGTGCAAAAGATCATCCCTTTTTACTAGCAAGCGCAGCTTATGTTTGTCCAGTAAAGTAGATTTAATTTCTTGTAAGGGAGAATTAGCAGGCTCAATAAACATCATAATCTATTTTAAATCCTTAAATTGCAATATTAAAATTGGCAAAGCAAAGACTTTTACCTCATGCAGGACAACCTGGACAACGAATTACCTGAAGATGCTGAATTGTACGAGCATTTCCGTATAGAAGTAGACAAAAAACAAACCTTACTGAGAATAGATAAGTTTTTAATGGACAGGCTGCCCAATGCCACCAGAAACAAATTGCAGAATGGAATAAAAGCAGAAGCCATACTTGTAAACCAAAATCCAGTCAAAGCCAACTATAAGGTTAAGCCAGGCGATATTATTACTGTTTCAATGCCTGAGCCTCCAAAAGACGATGTTGTTGTGCCTGAAAACATCCCTTTGGATATTGTTTATGAAGACAATGAGCTACTAATAGTCAACAAACCTGCCGGAATGGTGGTACATCCAGCTTATCAGAACTGGAGCGGCACTTTAGTCAATGCCCTCGCTTGGCATTTTGAAAACCTGCCTACCACCCAAAACGGAACGGGTAGACCCGGACTTGTGCACAGGATAGACAAAGACACCTCAGGCCTATTGGTAATTGCGAAAACAGAGCTTGCCATGGCCTCACTGGCCAAACAGTTCTACCATCATACAATCGAAAGAACATACCTCGCTTTGGTATGGGGAGTTCCTGACCCTGCCAAAGGAACCATTACAGGAAATTTGGGGAGGAGCATTAAAGACCGTCGAGTCATGAGTGTATACCCAGAGGGAGATTACGGTAAACATGCTGTAACGCATTATGAAGTATTAAAGGCGATGAACTATGTATCATTGGTAAAATGCAACCTAGAAACTGGTCGTACACACCAAATCAGGGCACACATGAAATATATAGGCCATCCACTATTTAACGACAGCACTTATGGCGGGGACTCAGTTCTAAAAGGAACAACTTTTACAAAATATAAGCAGTTTGTTGACAATTGCTTCAAACTAATACCCAGACAAGCCCTACACGCAAAGTCTCTAGGGTTTATCCATCCTGTAACGAAAGAGTATATGCATTTCGAAGCAGCAATACCAGAAGACTTTAAGAGCGCACTTGAGAAGTGGGAAAAATATACATCGCAGGGCTAAAACAAGCTTCTCTTTAAAAGGTTATTTCTTTGTCTATACATAAAAAAGATGAAGAAACTACTACTTGTACTATTCATAAGCTCCTGTACCAGCTTGAAAAACGAAGGGGGGAAAATGTCGGAGGTGTCAGAAAAAACCTTGCCGGTTTCAATACAAGACCACATAAAGAGGTTTTGTGAAGCCCCCAAAAACAGCAAGTTTTATTCCTCTTCTGAAACAGACAGCTCTTTTTATGTAGCTAAAATAAAATGCGACAAGAATGATTTTCTAATTACATACTCCACAGACGGAGTTCCTCTGATGGCAGAGATGACCATAGGACGGGACAAGCTACCAGACATTGTGCTGACAAATCTATTTGTAGAACTTCCTAGAAATTTTGAGGCTTTTGAAATTAAAGGTACTTCAGAGATCACCATTCACCAGCACTATAAATACCGCTTCTTACTTAAAGGCACTTCATTAGAAGGCAACTATGGCTATTATGCTGTTTATACAGATTCTTATGGAAGTATCAGGGAAATCAAAAAATTCCCTGATTAATCAAGAGTCAGAAACTTCAATTTCACTATCCATTTTCATGACAGTTCCACCATCGTCTTGTCTTATCAGAAAAGCTTTTTTATTGTCCTCCCGAGGTGCTTTTCCCGCTTTCTTATAAGCCAATTCTACTCTTCCCTGGGAATACTCGTTTCCCTTCTTCCATCTTACAAGTGTTCCTTTTCCGATTCGCATGTTCGAATAAATTAGATTAAACAGTATTCTACGTAATGTCTTTTTAATCTAACCGGTGCCATTAATTAGTGTTCAGCAAAAGCCTGTATTTTATTCCATTTCTTTAGCCTCTTTCCATAGGGCGTCCATTTCTGCAAGACCCATACCAGCCAAGCTTTTCCCTTCCTTTCTACATACATCTTCCATATATTTAAACCTTCTGGTAAATTTTTTATTAGTCCTTTCCAATGCATCTTCAGGGTTAATATTTATAAATCTGGCATAGTTGACAAGAGAAAACAACAGGTCGCCAAACTCGCTTTCCGCCTTTTCCTTGTCCACTTCTTTTTCTACATTATATTCCTCCCTAAACTCTTGCATTTCTTCCTCTACTTTCTCCCAAACCTGTTCCTTTTCCTCCCAATCAAACCCGCAGCCCCGTGCTTTTTCTTGAATTCTCATAGACTTTACCAAGGCAGGTAAAGATGCTGGCACGCCAGCCAATGCAGATTTTGTGCCTTTGTGTTCTTGGGCTTTTATTTGCTCCCAATTTTTTTTCACAGCTTCTTCATCATCCGCTTTAACATCCCCATAAATATGAGGGTGTCTAACAATCAGTTTTTCGCAAACAGCATCTAGCACATCGGCAACGTCAAATTTATTTGTCTCAGAAGCTATCCTAGCGTAAAAAACAATATGCAAAAGCAAGTCACCTAGCTCTTTTTTTAACTCCGTATAATCTTCTTCTAAGATCGCATCAGACATTTCATACACCTCCTCGATGGTTAAATACCTCAGGGACTGCAATGTCTGTTTCTTGTCCCATGGGCAACCCTCCCTTAACTCATCCATAATAGTCAAAAGCCTGTCAAAAGCCATCAACTTTTCTTTCCTTCTGCTATCTGTTTTATTGTAATTGAAATCCATGTTTTTAGGTATTGAAGTTAAAACTTATCGGAATGCTTTACTTGTAAAAGTTTACAAATAATTGGAAATTTGCAAACGTGCCTTAAAAGCACTCCAAAAAATGTAAATATAACTCGCTCTGGAATAAATATGAACTAAAATCAGACTCCAGAGTATTTCATAATTAACATTTAATTTCAATCAGAAGAACGTGTCACTGATCAAATCAATATCCGGTATAAGAGGAACCATAGGCGGCAGGAGCGGAGAAGCGCTCACTCCATTGGATGTGGTAAAGTTTACATCAGCATACGCAAGCTGGGTCAAAAGCGTATCTGACAAGACTAAAATTGTTATAGGAAGAGATGCCAGAATGTCCGGGGAAATGGTTTCATCATTGGTAGCATCTACGCTTCAGGGCATGGGTCTAGACGTGGTTGATTTAGGCCTTTCTACGACCCCTACGGTAGAAATAGCCGTGGAAATGGAAAGTGCGGCAGGGGGCATTATCATTACTGCCAGCCACAACCCGTCGCAGTGGAATGCACTTAAGCTACTAAACAGCAAAGGCGAATTCATTTCAGATGCTGACGGCAAAAAAATTCTCGAGATAGCGGAAAATGAGGATTTCTCTTTCGCAGAAGTAAAAAAGCTAGGTGTTATATCACGAGATAACTCTTATATCAAAAAACATATTGACAAAATACTTGAACTTCCTTTGGTCAACAAAGAGGCTATAGAAAAAAGGAACTTCAAAATTGCTTTGGATTGTGTCAATTCGACTGGCGGTATTGCTGTACCCATGTTGCTCGAAGCATTAGGGGTAAGCTCAATAACGAAATTTTATTGTGAACCCAACGGACAGTTCCCGCACAACCCAGAACCCCTTCCAGAAAACCTTACGTTTATTTCTAGCGAACTGGACAAAGGAAACTTTGACCTAGGCATAGTAGTAGACCCTGATGTTGACAGGCTTTGTTTTGTAAACGAAGACGGGAGCATGTTTGGAGAAGAGTATACATTGGTAGCTGTCGCAGACTATGTTCTCAAGAAAACACCTGGCAATACAGTATCTAACCTTTCCAGTACCAGAGCATTAAGAGATGTCACCGAAAAAGCCGGTTGTAGTTATTTTGCTTCTGCGGTTGGTGAAGTTAATGTAGTAGAAGCCATGAAGAAGCACAATGCCATTATAGGGGGAGAAGGCAATGGTGGGATAATTTACCCTGAGCTTCACTATGGAAGAGACGCTTTGGTAGGAATTGCCTTGTTTTTGTCGCATTTGGCAGAGTTTGGAAAATCAGCCTCAATGCTACGCTCAAAATATCCAAACTATAACATCTCTAAAAATAAAATTGAACTCACGCCGCACATAAACGTAGATCAGATTTTAGAGGGCATTAAAAATAAATACAGCAAACAACCTGTTAATACTATAGACGGTGTTAAAATAGAGTTTGACAAAGAGTGGGTGCACTTAAGAAAATCTAACACCGAACCCATTATCCGAATTTATTCTGAATCTGAAAGCCGTGCTACCGCAGAGCATTTAGCAAACAAAATAATTTCTGACATTAAAGAAATAATATCTGAGAAATCCTGAATATGAAGGTTTACCTGGACAACGCAGCAACTACGCCCTTAGCCCCTGAGGTTTTTGAAGAGATGAAACCATGGATGACAGATCATTTTGGGAATCCTTCATCAATACATGCCTATGGTAGACAAACTAAAGCTGCAGTAGAGAAAGCCAGGCGTACCATTGCATCCTTGCTAAATGCTTCCCCTTCTGAAATATTATTTACATCAGGAGGAACCGAAGCTGACAACACTGCTATTAGGTGTAGCATTAAAGGCATGGGAATAAAACATGCTATTACTTCTCCTATAGAGCATCACGCTGTACTTCATACACTGGAAGATCTTGAAAAGGCTGGAGAGGTTCAACTCCATTTCGTAGAACTGGACCCCAAGGGCAATCTAGAGATGGATTCTCTGGAAAAGTTACTGGAAAAGTATCCTGGATCTTTTGTCTCCTTGATGCATGCCAATAATGAGGTGGGAAATGTAAATGACATATACACTATCGGCAACTTATGCAAAAGTTATGATGCGGTATTTCATACTGACACTGTCCAGACCATAGGGCATTTTAAACATGACCTTTCCGAACTTAATGCAAATTTTATAGTAGGTTCTGCACATAAATTTCATGGGCCTAAAGGAGTGGGCTTTCTTTACACGAAAAGCGAAACAAAAATTGCCCCTTTTATAACCGGTGGTGCCCAAGAAAGAAACCAGAGAGGGGGAACAGAAAATGTATATGGAATTATAGGCATGGCAAAAGCGATGGAAATAGCGTATAAAGATCTAGAAATCCATGAGTCCCATATCAGAAACCTCAAAAACAAAATGGTTTCACAGTTGAAAGAAAAAGTAAAAGATCTGGAATTCAACGGAGACTGCCTAAATGAAAATAGCCTATATACAGTGTTAAACCTCAGCCTCCGCGAATCGCCAGACAATGAAATGCTACTTTTCAACTTAGATATTAATAATATATTTGCATCAGGTGGCAGTGCATGTTCCAGTGGAACCAGCATAGGTTCGCATGTGCTAAACCACCTTCAGGTAAACCCTGCCAGAGGGCATATCCGCTTCTCCTTCAGCAAATACAATACAGAAGAAGAAATTGATTATGTGGTCAGTAAGCTTTCAGAGCTTGCCAATCAGTAGTTTACCGTCTGCGACTCATAAAGCTTTTTCAGCTTTTTATAATTTTCCTCTGCATACCTAATCTGCCTTTGCCGCAAAGCTTCGGGAATGGCATCTAGCTTAACAGAATTAAAGGTACTAAGAAAGCTTTTTTCAGCGCTCAACGCCTTTTCCAAAATCTTTTTTGCATCTGCCCGGTAAAATGTTTCTTTGACCTCATTGACCATCTGGACAAATTCTTTTAAAAAAGACTCTTCTTCACGAAGCGTAAAATCCACGCCTGTTACAGCCTCAAGTTCTGAAATAAACTGTCTACTTTGAAACTCAAGCTGGTTAAAAACAGGAATGTAATCGGCATTTAAAACGTCCTCCGCAGCCATTTTATAAAACTGCTCTCGGTTATAACATGCCTTCATCAGATTATGTACGTCTTCTTTCATCTTCCCCATATTTCTTCCCCTCTTTTCTAAAAGAACCCTACGGGTCAGGGTATTGTTTATAGGCCTTAAAATAAAAAAGCCACTTTAAAGTGG is from Cytophagaceae bacterium ABcell3 and encodes:
- the glmM gene encoding phosphoglucosamine mutase; translation: MSLIKSISGIRGTIGGRSGEALTPLDVVKFTSAYASWVKSVSDKTKIVIGRDARMSGEMVSSLVASTLQGMGLDVVDLGLSTTPTVEIAVEMESAAGGIIITASHNPSQWNALKLLNSKGEFISDADGKKILEIAENEDFSFAEVKKLGVISRDNSYIKKHIDKILELPLVNKEAIEKRNFKIALDCVNSTGGIAVPMLLEALGVSSITKFYCEPNGQFPHNPEPLPENLTFISSELDKGNFDLGIVVDPDVDRLCFVNEDGSMFGEEYTLVAVADYVLKKTPGNTVSNLSSTRALRDVTEKAGCSYFASAVGEVNVVEAMKKHNAIIGGEGNGGIIYPELHYGRDALVGIALFLSHLAEFGKSASMLRSKYPNYNISKNKIELTPHINVDQILEGIKNKYSKQPVNTIDGVKIEFDKEWVHLRKSNTEPIIRIYSESESRATAEHLANKIISDIKEIISEKS
- a CDS encoding cysteine desulfurase family protein: MKVYLDNAATTPLAPEVFEEMKPWMTDHFGNPSSIHAYGRQTKAAVEKARRTIASLLNASPSEILFTSGGTEADNTAIRCSIKGMGIKHAITSPIEHHAVLHTLEDLEKAGEVQLHFVELDPKGNLEMDSLEKLLEKYPGSFVSLMHANNEVGNVNDIYTIGNLCKSYDAVFHTDTVQTIGHFKHDLSELNANFIVGSAHKFHGPKGVGFLYTKSETKIAPFITGGAQERNQRGGTENVYGIIGMAKAMEIAYKDLEIHESHIRNLKNKMVSQLKEKVKDLEFNGDCLNENSLYTVLNLSLRESPDNEMLLFNLDINNIFASGGSACSSGTSIGSHVLNHLQVNPARGHIRFSFSKYNTEEEIDYVVSKLSELANQ
- a CDS encoding DUF2383 domain-containing protein; protein product: MKEDVHNLMKACYNREQFYKMAAEDVLNADYIPVFNQLEFQSRQFISELEAVTGVDFTLREEESFLKEFVQMVNEVKETFYRADAKKILEKALSAEKSFLSTFNSVKLDAIPEALRQRQIRYAEENYKKLKKLYESQTVNY
- the mazG gene encoding nucleoside triphosphate pyrophosphohydrolase produces the protein MDFNYNKTDSRRKEKLMAFDRLLTIMDELREGCPWDKKQTLQSLRYLTIEEVYEMSDAILEEDYTELKKELGDLLLHIVFYARIASETNKFDVADVLDAVCEKLIVRHPHIYGDVKADDEEAVKKNWEQIKAQEHKGTKSALAGVPASLPALVKSMRIQEKARGCGFDWEEKEQVWEKVEEEMQEFREEYNVEKEVDKEKAESEFGDLLFSLVNYARFININPEDALERTNKKFTRRFKYMEDVCRKEGKSLAGMGLAEMDALWKEAKEME